One genomic region from Sphingobacterium sp. UGAL515B_05 encodes:
- a CDS encoding LacI family DNA-binding transcriptional regulator, translating to MRFENYTIKDIAKALNLSTSTISRALRDSYEISPETKKIVLEYAEKINYRANPIARSLKERRSHSIGIIVSEIANNFFSQVINGVESIAYDKNFHIIISQTHESSERERLNVEYLTSRGIDGLLIALSSETEDISYLHQLKERGFPIVFFDRIPQQFDTYKVIVNNQQGAYDATQHLIKLGNKKIAHLTNSKSLSITKDRLIGYKKALMANHIDFDPDLVKYCQYGGLHLEEIESAIEELIRLGFDAIFISGDKLTTGYLHVVKKRNFEACNDIAIAGFTNSNVVELFSSKVTAIRQPAFEMGKIATELLIKLIEAKYPITEFETRVLPTELVIND from the coding sequence CACCATTTCCAGAGCATTAAGAGATAGTTATGAAATAAGTCCTGAAACAAAAAAGATTGTATTGGAATATGCCGAAAAAATCAATTATCGTGCGAATCCCATTGCAAGGAGTTTAAAGGAGCGTCGAAGCCACTCCATTGGTATCATTGTCAGCGAAATAGCCAATAATTTTTTTTCCCAAGTCATAAACGGTGTCGAATCTATTGCCTATGACAAGAATTTTCATATCATCATTTCACAGACACATGAGTCTTCGGAAAGGGAAAGGCTGAATGTCGAGTATCTTACATCCAGAGGCATAGATGGGTTATTAATTGCCTTGTCCTCAGAAACCGAAGATATTTCTTATCTCCACCAATTAAAAGAACGTGGATTTCCAATTGTATTTTTTGATCGGATTCCACAACAGTTCGACACATACAAAGTCATCGTAAACAATCAGCAAGGAGCCTATGATGCCACCCAGCACCTCATAAAACTTGGAAATAAGAAAATTGCACATCTTACAAACTCTAAATCGTTGTCTATAACGAAGGACAGATTAATTGGCTATAAAAAGGCTCTGATGGCTAATCATATTGATTTCGATCCAGATTTGGTTAAATATTGTCAATATGGAGGGCTACATTTGGAAGAGATCGAAAGTGCAATTGAAGAGCTTATCCGGCTTGGTTTTGATGCTATTTTTATTTCTGGCGATAAGTTAACTACAGGATATCTTCATGTCGTGAAAAAAAGAAATTTTGAAGCCTGTAACGATATTGCTATTGCCGGATTTACAAACTCTAATGTTGTCGAACTATTTTCATCTAAAGTAACCGCCATAAGACAACCTGCTTTCGAAATGGGGAAAATCGCTACGGAACTTCTTATCAAATTAATAGAAGCCAAATATCCGATTACAGAATTTGAAACGCGTGTATTACCTACCGAGCTAGTCATCAATGACTAA
- a CDS encoding PspC domain-containing protein — protein sequence MNKTIIININSIVFHIEEDAYEVLRSYMIDIKKHFGQSEDSKEILEDIENRISEMFTEKIQAGSKEVLNMDDVNAVIGQMGSVSDFESEDQDGYGAFQRQPNADGFKVGKKLMRDPDDKVFSGVCSGLGHFFGIEAKWVRLLFALFVVIGGSGVLVYVILWIVMPLAVTRADKMEMRGEAPNIQNFKRSFDEEMSGVKDSFSRGMDRTGDSVTKLLQVFVKVIGVFFVIIVGLTLIGLIIGLIFFALAIVNVIPDVMDDSGPFYLMNPSDVPFALIAGFLAIFIPFAGLFYLLLRVLFEKKPMNNYLTTILFLVWLASIGAIIYYATSVAKEFKESSTIVEEKPLQKQAAYYLNENDIRVIRLKNGVKSGLGIRNENLSTYLRRNIRIRVERIDSLQEPYVRYEYSAKGNSYKVATDRAGKINYALRQDSTSLTFDNAFQLNEGELYRDQEVNITLFLPVGTKLIINDNLKDKLRDISFYECRDRYREDLGDVKDVEFVVTSLGLKCALPPKKLDDSDEADAKGNEVIANDTSVVIRRDTIINVKKDGVTIETKKK from the coding sequence ATGAATAAGACAATAATTATCAACATAAATAGTATCGTCTTCCATATTGAAGAGGATGCTTATGAGGTGCTTCGCTCCTACATGATTGATATAAAGAAGCACTTTGGACAATCAGAAGATAGTAAGGAGATTTTAGAGGACATCGAAAATCGGATTTCAGAAATGTTTACTGAAAAGATTCAGGCCGGCAGTAAGGAAGTTCTTAATATGGATGATGTTAATGCCGTGATTGGGCAGATGGGGAGCGTTAGCGATTTTGAATCTGAAGATCAGGATGGTTACGGGGCTTTTCAGCGTCAGCCGAATGCAGATGGGTTTAAAGTAGGGAAGAAGCTGATGCGCGACCCTGATGACAAAGTTTTCAGTGGAGTATGTAGCGGACTGGGACATTTTTTTGGCATTGAGGCCAAATGGGTACGTTTACTCTTTGCTTTATTTGTTGTGATCGGTGGATCGGGCGTATTGGTCTATGTCATCCTATGGATCGTCATGCCGCTCGCTGTAACTCGTGCAGATAAGATGGAAATGCGTGGGGAGGCACCGAATATTCAGAACTTCAAACGTTCTTTCGATGAAGAAATGAGCGGGGTAAAGGATTCGTTTTCGAGGGGAATGGACCGTACAGGTGATAGTGTTACTAAATTATTGCAGGTCTTTGTGAAGGTCATCGGCGTGTTCTTTGTTATTATTGTTGGGTTGACGCTCATCGGGTTGATTATTGGACTTATCTTCTTTGCACTGGCTATTGTGAACGTAATTCCTGACGTCATGGACGATTCTGGTCCTTTTTATCTCATGAATCCGAGCGATGTACCTTTTGCTTTGATAGCGGGTTTCTTGGCCATTTTTATCCCTTTTGCCGGATTGTTCTATTTGCTTCTCCGCGTTCTCTTCGAGAAAAAGCCAATGAACAATTATTTAACTACCATTTTGTTTTTGGTTTGGTTGGCATCAATAGGTGCTATTATCTACTACGCTACATCGGTAGCGAAGGAGTTCAAAGAGTCCAGTACGATTGTTGAAGAGAAACCGCTGCAAAAACAAGCTGCTTATTACTTAAATGAAAATGATATTCGGGTAATTCGTTTAAAAAATGGCGTAAAAAGCGGTTTGGGTATAAGAAACGAAAACCTCTCTACTTATCTGAGACGTAATATTCGTATCCGTGTCGAACGTATCGATTCTCTACAGGAACCTTATGTACGTTATGAGTATTCGGCTAAAGGAAATTCCTATAAAGTTGCAACAGACAGAGCAGGTAAAATTAATTATGCGTTGAGACAAGATAGTACGTCATTAACATTTGACAATGCCTTCCAGTTGAATGAAGGTGAACTCTATCGGGATCAAGAGGTCAATATTACCTTGTTTCTCCCAGTAGGCACCAAATTGATCATCAATGATAATCTTAAAGATAAATTAAGAGATATTTCATTCTACGAATGTCGGGATCGTTATCGGGAAGATCTAGGGGATGTAAAAGATGTTGAGTTTGTGGTCACTTCACTCGGTTTGAAATGTGCATTGCCACCCAAAAAGTTAGATGACAGTGACGAAGCAGATGCTAAAGGCAATGAAGTAATCGCAAATGATACGTCTGTTGTCATCCGCAGAGATACCATTATCAATGTCAAAAAAGATGGTGTGACCATAGAGACAAAAAAGAAATAA
- a CDS encoding PadR family transcriptional regulator encodes MIAENTQIQMRKGILEYCILSIISRGEIYASDIISELKKAQLLVVEGTLYPLLTRLKNNGLLSYIWKESTSGPPRKYYEITQEGLEVLLRLDVTWNELVFAVNTSLVGRNNDSTKPVKDNNDE; translated from the coding sequence ATGATAGCTGAAAATACACAAATCCAAATGAGGAAGGGGATACTTGAATATTGTATCCTATCCATAATTTCTCGAGGAGAAATTTATGCCTCCGATATTATCAGCGAACTGAAGAAAGCTCAATTATTGGTTGTGGAAGGAACCTTATATCCGCTTTTAACACGTCTAAAAAACAATGGCCTGTTAAGCTATATATGGAAGGAGTCGACTTCAGGTCCGCCTAGAAAATATTATGAAATTACCCAAGAAGGGTTAGAAGTCCTTTTGCGACTAGATGTTACCTGGAATGAGCTTGTGTTTGCCGTAAACACGTCATTGGTGGGTAGAAACAATGATTCAACTAAACCAGTCAAAGATAACAACGATGAATAA
- a CDS encoding VanZ family protein produces the protein MIKILLDYKWSFIWAIIVIILCTLPGNNFDAVPAYPGMDKLVHCGMFFVFCTLLYNGVIQQFSGKPTRWLPIFIVSILGFLFAGLTELLQLYIFTYRSGDWWDLFADTIGIGMAGFAYLLNYVNRR, from the coding sequence ATGATTAAAATCTTATTAGACTATAAGTGGTCTTTTATCTGGGCCATAATAGTTATTATTTTATGCACGCTCCCCGGCAATAATTTTGACGCAGTTCCCGCCTATCCGGGTATGGATAAATTAGTTCATTGCGGTATGTTTTTTGTTTTCTGTACGTTGTTATACAATGGTGTGATCCAGCAATTCAGCGGTAAACCAACCCGTTGGCTACCCATCTTCATCGTTTCTATCCTCGGATTTTTATTTGCCGGACTGACAGAATTGCTTCAACTTTATATTTTTACTTATCGCAGTGGAGATTGGTGGGATTTATTTGCAGACACAATCGGAATAGGTATGGCCGGGTTTGCCTATTTGCTAAACTATGTGAACAGACGGTAG
- a CDS encoding TonB-dependent receptor domain-containing protein → MKRYFYLLLLNFLIVTFAHAQVKITGKVQSADNSALPLATVYLTKSNTTVILKAVVTDENGEYEFSDVRAGNYRIDVKMVGYTANKSNVFDISKSDYKVPTILLNTDTRKLQEVAVEGKRPMVESKPGKLVLNVENSPLAAGNNALDIVQRAPGVSLDNNNNLQLMGQSGVSVTIDGRQTYMSGEQLVNFLKSTDGNQIKSVEVITTRAAKDDAEGAVGTINIVLKKNRMEGFNGTFNMTAGRGEKFRGNSSLSLNYKKNNTTVFGSYAYSDEKSHRKLLLDRVIQNKGEKTYFKQRSILDEKEQNHSYRFGVEQRTSARNTLTVQFNGSNNIEYNDNDSKTNVGKSFTTLDSLLISTSQFKELFDRYSANLNNEFRIDSNGRKLTLDLDWSKFKSSKRVGYNNQYFDGQMNAITPEEIQRSRMPIGIDIYVAKLDYEQPLSKVSKLEMGAKYSNVTSDNDLTFEDFLDNTWMNNTKRTNHFVYKEQIAAGYIDYNNTIGKWGLKIGARGEYTFSDGNSLTLNKQVKRNYFKLFPNANLTYTLDENHILSLGYARKITRPNYRQLNPFDYFIDKLTFERGNPYLNPQFSNEFTLNYTLMQRYNVTLGINDVRDAIVESMGQDSVLKQTWVIRENLGKNLTAYLNLNIPITVTKIWSMNNNITGIHFNFNGMVGGHPLKRKSFLLQATSMHNLKLAKSLSANVNLRYFSPFKYNVYDMRARWDMEVGATKTFKDQRSSLKLAVSDLFNTGNQNLKTNFGDFDSSIRQYQDRRVVRLTYSYKFGNLKNNYRKKDTSNEEKERAQ, encoded by the coding sequence ATGAAAAGATATTTTTACCTCTTACTCTTAAATTTTTTGATAGTTACATTTGCCCATGCACAAGTAAAAATTACCGGTAAAGTGCAGTCGGCAGACAATTCCGCTTTGCCTTTGGCAACTGTATATCTAACGAAATCGAATACCACTGTTATTTTGAAAGCGGTGGTTACGGACGAAAATGGAGAATACGAATTTTCGGATGTGCGTGCCGGAAACTATCGTATTGACGTCAAAATGGTTGGATATACGGCCAATAAGAGCAACGTTTTTGATATCAGTAAATCAGATTATAAGGTCCCAACGATCCTGCTGAACACGGACACACGAAAATTGCAGGAGGTCGCCGTAGAGGGTAAGCGGCCGATGGTTGAGAGCAAGCCTGGTAAACTGGTTTTAAATGTGGAAAACTCTCCCTTGGCCGCAGGGAATAATGCCTTAGATATTGTACAGCGCGCTCCTGGTGTGAGTTTAGATAACAATAATAATCTACAGTTGATGGGTCAATCGGGTGTTTCAGTCACCATCGATGGGCGGCAGACCTATATGTCGGGTGAACAGTTGGTGAATTTTTTGAAGAGTACGGATGGCAACCAGATTAAGTCCGTCGAAGTTATCACTACCCGGGCAGCAAAAGATGATGCGGAGGGGGCCGTAGGGACTATAAATATCGTGCTCAAGAAAAATCGGATGGAAGGTTTTAACGGAACCTTTAACATGACGGCAGGTAGAGGAGAAAAATTTAGGGGGAATAGCTCTTTATCCTTAAACTATAAAAAGAACAACACGACAGTATTTGGATCGTATGCATATTCGGATGAGAAAAGTCACCGGAAGCTCCTGCTTGACCGTGTTATTCAGAATAAAGGGGAAAAGACCTATTTTAAACAAAGGTCGATATTGGATGAAAAAGAACAAAACCATTCCTATCGCTTCGGTGTTGAGCAAAGGACATCAGCCAGAAATACGTTAACCGTGCAGTTTAATGGTTCGAATAATATCGAATACAATGATAACGATAGTAAGACCAATGTCGGAAAGTCTTTTACAACATTGGATTCGCTTTTGATTTCGACATCGCAATTCAAAGAGTTATTTGATCGGTACTCTGCTAATTTAAACAATGAGTTTAGAATTGATTCCAATGGGAGAAAACTTACCCTTGATCTGGATTGGAGTAAATTCAAAAGCAGTAAGCGCGTGGGGTATAATAATCAATATTTTGATGGTCAGATGAATGCGATTACTCCTGAGGAGATCCAACGGAGTAGAATGCCGATCGGAATCGATATCTATGTTGCTAAATTGGATTATGAACAACCGCTATCTAAGGTATCCAAGCTTGAAATGGGAGCTAAATATTCTAATGTGACGTCGGATAACGACTTAACCTTTGAAGATTTTTTGGACAATACTTGGATGAATAACACAAAGCGTACAAATCATTTTGTGTATAAGGAACAGATCGCAGCTGGATATATAGACTATAATAATACGATAGGAAAATGGGGGCTGAAGATCGGAGCGAGAGGAGAATATACATTTTCTGACGGAAACTCATTGACCTTAAATAAGCAGGTGAAGCGGAACTACTTTAAACTTTTTCCGAATGCAAATCTGACATATACCCTCGATGAGAATCACATCCTTTCCCTAGGTTATGCAAGGAAAATCACCCGTCCTAATTACCGACAGTTGAATCCTTTTGATTATTTCATTGATAAACTAACCTTCGAACGTGGCAATCCTTATCTGAATCCGCAATTCTCCAATGAATTCACCCTAAATTATACGTTAATGCAACGTTATAATGTGACATTGGGTATTAACGATGTGCGGGATGCGATTGTAGAGAGTATGGGGCAAGATTCGGTACTGAAACAGACTTGGGTTATACGTGAAAATTTAGGTAAGAATTTGACAGCTTATCTGAATCTGAACATTCCGATTACGGTAACCAAAATTTGGAGCATGAATAACAATATTACGGGCATCCATTTTAACTTTAATGGCATGGTGGGCGGTCATCCACTTAAAAGGAAATCCTTTCTTTTGCAAGCGACATCGATGCACAATTTAAAGTTGGCGAAAAGTCTGTCGGCTAATGTGAATTTGAGGTATTTCTCTCCTTTCAAATATAATGTATACGATATGAGGGCCCGTTGGGATATGGAGGTTGGAGCGACAAAGACATTTAAGGATCAACGTAGTTCTTTGAAGCTGGCTGTGAGTGATTTGTTTAATACAGGGAATCAGAATCTGAAAACTAATTTTGGAGATTTTGACTCCAGTATCAGGCAATACCAAGATCGTCGTGTGGTTCGATTAACCTATTCGTATAAATTTGGAAATTTAAAAAATAACTATCGTAAGAAAGATACGAGTAACGAGGAAAAGGAAAGAGCACAATAG